The proteins below are encoded in one region of Bos indicus x Bos taurus breed Angus x Brahman F1 hybrid chromosome 2, Bos_hybrid_MaternalHap_v2.0, whole genome shotgun sequence:
- the NXPH2 gene encoding neurexophilin-2, with the protein MRLRPLPLVVVPGLLQLLFCDSEKVVHATEGLDWEDKDATGTLVGNVVHSRIINPLRLFVKQSPVPKPGHLAYADSMENFWDWLANITEVQEPLARTKRRPIVKTGKFKKMFGWGDFHSNIKTVKLNLLITGKIVDHGNGTFSVYFRHNSTGLGNVSVSLVPPSKVVEFEVSPQSTLETKESKSFNCRIEYEKTDRAKKTALCNFDPSKICYQEQTQSHVSWLCSKPFKVICIYIAFYSVDYKLVQKVCPDYNYHSETPYLSSG; encoded by the coding sequence CTGTTTTGTGACAGTGAGAAGGTGGTGCATGCCACGGAGGGACTGGATTGggaagacaaagatgccacagggACCCTGGTGGGTAACGTGGTGCACTCGCGGATCATCAACCCTCTGCGCCTGTTTGTTAAACAGTCTCCAGTCCCCAAGCCTGGACACTTGGCCTATGCGGACAGCATGGAGAACTTTTGGGATTGGCTGGCCAACATCACGGAAGTTCAGGAGCCATTGGCAAGAACTAAAAGGAGGCCAATAGTGAAAAcaggaaaatttaagaaaatgtttggaTGGGGTGACTTCCATTCCAACATTAAAACTGTGAAACTCAACCTCCTCATCACGGGGAAAATCGTTGACCATGGAAATGGAACCTTCAGTGTTTATTTCCGACATAATTCCACCGGCCTGGGCAACGTTTCAGTGAGCTTGGTACCCCCCTCCAAAGTGGTAGAGTTTGAAGTTTCCCCGCAGTCTACCTTGGAGACCAAGGAATCCAAATCTTTCAACTGTCGCATTGAGTATGAAAAAACAGATCGGGCCAAGAAGACCGCCCTATGCAATTTTGACCCATCCAAGATCTGCTACCAGGAGCAGACTCAGAGCCACGTATCCTGGTTGTGTTCCAAGCCCTTCAAGGTCATTTGCATCTACATTGCCTTTTACAGTGTTGATTATAAACTTGTGCAAAAGGTCTGTCCTGACTACAATTACCATAGCGAGACTCCCTACTTATCTTCTGGCTGA